In the genome of Afifella aestuarii, one region contains:
- a CDS encoding YbaK/EbsC family protein: MASATRSSDRVEAAARAAGINISIQRMPDTTRTAEDAAKACGTSVAQIVKSLIFKKAESGEPVLLLVSGENRVNEKKMAERLGEALKRVDARAVRELTGFAIGGVAPLGSISPLATYIDEDLLAFDSVWAAAGTPNAVFEVAPHKLKEATGARVIRMD, encoded by the coding sequence ATGGCGTCAGCAACGAGAAGCAGTGATCGTGTCGAAGCGGCAGCACGCGCGGCCGGGATCAATATCTCCATCCAGCGGATGCCGGACACGACGCGCACCGCCGAAGACGCCGCAAAAGCGTGCGGCACGAGCGTTGCGCAGATCGTGAAATCCTTGATCTTTAAGAAAGCCGAAAGCGGCGAGCCGGTGCTTCTCCTCGTCTCCGGCGAGAATCGCGTCAATGAGAAGAAAATGGCGGAACGGCTTGGCGAAGCGCTCAAGCGCGTCGATGCGCGCGCCGTGCGCGAGCTGACGGGTTTTGCGATCGGAGGCGTGGCGCCGCTCGGCTCGATTTCTCCGCTCGCCACCTATATCGATGAAGATCTTCTCGCCTTCGATTCCGTCTGGGCGGCAGCGGGCACGCCGAACGCCGTCTTCGAAGTCGCGCCGCACAAGCTCAAAGAGGCGACTGGCGCCAGGGTGATCCGTATGGATTGA
- a CDS encoding metallophosphoesterase family protein, whose amino-acid sequence MFRLAHISDVHLPALPQPRLRELASKRIIGYVNWRQNRKQAMTEGSLDLLTTDIVDADPDHIVVTGDLTNLALRQEFENARLWLQALGPPAKVTAIPGNHDAYVPRAHHRYRALWAPWMRGDIDETEDAEHIDRAIFPFMRRKGNVAIIGLSSAVASAPFMATGRLGRRQTARLETLLQEARDERLFRVILVHHPPKLIDPGRALRRLTDGYRLRRAVERFGAELVLHGHDHIRAVTAIRGPHGTVPVIGVPAGSSGPSDGPKSGGYALHEVEESPDCWHLTVIHRCLDQSGGVKEAMRVQFDIKRP is encoded by the coding sequence ATGTTCCGCCTCGCGCACATCTCCGACGTGCATCTGCCGGCCCTGCCGCAGCCTCGTCTTCGCGAACTCGCCTCCAAGCGCATCATCGGCTACGTCAACTGGCGGCAGAACCGCAAGCAGGCGATGACGGAAGGCAGTCTCGACCTTCTCACGACCGACATCGTCGATGCCGATCCCGACCATATCGTGGTCACGGGCGATCTCACCAACCTCGCACTTCGGCAGGAATTCGAGAACGCGCGGCTGTGGCTCCAGGCGCTTGGGCCGCCCGCGAAGGTGACGGCCATTCCGGGCAATCATGATGCCTATGTGCCGCGCGCGCACCATCGCTACCGCGCGCTGTGGGCGCCGTGGATGCGCGGCGACATCGATGAAACGGAGGACGCAGAACATATCGACCGGGCGATCTTCCCGTTCATGCGGCGCAAGGGCAATGTCGCCATCATCGGCCTGTCCTCGGCGGTCGCCTCGGCGCCGTTCATGGCGACTGGGCGCCTTGGCCGCAGACAGACGGCGCGCCTGGAAACCCTGCTGCAGGAAGCCCGGGACGAAAGGCTTTTCCGCGTCATCCTGGTGCACCATCCACCCAAGCTGATCGATCCAGGCCGGGCACTTCGGCGACTGACGGATGGATACAGGTTGCGCCGCGCAGTCGAGCGCTTCGGTGCCGAACTCGTCCTCCACGGGCATGATCATATCCGCGCTGTGACCGCCATTCGCGGGCCGCATGGCACGGTTCCCGTCATCGGCGTGCCGGCCGGCAGCAGCGGCCCCTCCGACGGACCGAAATCGGGCGGCTACGCCTTACATGAAGTCGAGGAGAGCCCCGATTGCTGGCACCTCACGGTCATTCACCGCTGTCTCGATCAAAGCGGTGGCGTGAAGGAGGCCATGCGGGTTCAGTTCGACATCAAGCGACCGTAA
- a CDS encoding NUDIX domain-containing protein, which produces MTLGVRAAMIADGHIFLVRHTYMPGWYLPGGGVESGETLLQALTREVREEAGAELDGPAELFGMYRNARAHPNDHVALYVCRSWKDLGVDPRGAEIADIGTFPLDDLPDNTTPATRARIAEMTGAVAPAQDW; this is translated from the coding sequence ATGACGCTCGGCGTGCGTGCCGCTATGATTGCCGATGGACATATCTTTCTCGTCCGGCACACCTACATGCCGGGCTGGTATCTGCCGGGCGGCGGCGTCGAATCGGGCGAAACGCTCCTTCAGGCCTTGACCCGGGAAGTGCGCGAGGAGGCGGGAGCGGAGCTCGACGGGCCCGCGGAGCTTTTCGGGATGTACCGCAATGCTCGAGCGCACCCGAACGATCATGTGGCGCTTTACGTCTGCCGCAGCTGGAAAGATCTCGGTGTCGATCCAAGGGGTGCTGAGATCGCAGACATCGGCACGTTTCCGTTGGACGATCTGCCGGACAACACGACGCCCGCCACCCGTGCACGCATTGCCGAAATGACAGGCGCCGTAGCGCCTGCGCAGGATTGGTGA
- a CDS encoding glutathione S-transferase family protein, protein MGLLVDGVWQDQWYDTEKTGGKFEREASIFRNWVTPDGEAGPSGKGGFKAEPGRYHLYVSLACPWAHRTLIFRRLKGLTDMIGVSIVSPLMLSEGWIFDDEHPDHLYDLRRLYEVYLKAKSDYSGRVTVPVLWDKEQETIVSNESAEIIRMFNSAFDGVGARAELDFYPKNERAAIDEINAKVYETVNNGVYKAGFATKQSVYEENYKALFNTLDEIDQRLDDQRFLVGDRLTEADWRLFTTLVRFDAVYYGHFKCNKRRISDYSNLSGYLRDLYQIHGVKETVNFTHIKRHYYYSHANINPTRIVPLGPLLVLDSPHNRDRFPGEGIPKD, encoded by the coding sequence ATGGGTTTGTTGGTCGACGGCGTCTGGCAGGACCAGTGGTACGACACCGAGAAGACCGGCGGAAAGTTCGAGCGTGAAGCTTCGATCTTCCGCAATTGGGTGACACCCGATGGCGAAGCCGGTCCCTCAGGCAAAGGCGGCTTCAAGGCCGAACCCGGCCGCTATCATCTCTATGTGTCGCTCGCCTGTCCGTGGGCGCACCGCACGCTGATTTTCCGCCGCCTCAAGGGGCTGACGGACATGATCGGCGTGTCGATCGTCAGTCCGCTCATGCTCTCCGAAGGCTGGATCTTCGACGACGAGCATCCTGATCACCTCTATGACCTCAGGCGGCTCTATGAGGTCTATCTGAAGGCGAAATCGGATTACAGCGGTCGCGTCACCGTTCCAGTCCTGTGGGACAAGGAACAGGAGACCATCGTCTCCAACGAATCCGCTGAGATCATCCGCATGTTCAATTCGGCCTTCGACGGTGTCGGGGCCCGCGCCGAGCTCGATTTTTATCCGAAGAACGAGCGCGCAGCGATCGATGAGATCAATGCGAAGGTCTACGAGACCGTCAACAACGGCGTCTACAAAGCGGGCTTTGCGACCAAACAGTCGGTTTACGAAGAGAACTACAAGGCCCTCTTCAACACGCTCGACGAGATCGACCAGCGCCTTGACGACCAGCGCTTTCTTGTTGGCGATCGCTTGACGGAAGCCGATTGGCGGCTTTTTACAACGCTGGTGCGCTTCGACGCCGTTTATTACGGCCACTTCAAGTGCAACAAGCGCCGCATTTCCGACTATTCAAATCTGTCGGGATATCTGCGGGATCTTTATCAGATCCACGGCGTGAAAGAGACGGTCAACTTCACGCATATCAAGCGGCACTATTATTACAGCCACGCCAACATCAATCCGACGCGCATCGTGCCGCTCGGACCGCTTCTGGTGCTCGATTCTCCGCATAATCGGGACCGGTTTCCCGGCGAAGGAATCCCGAAAGACTGA
- a CDS encoding GNAT family N-acetyltransferase gives MSDILIRPEAPDDDPAISTLVANAFGPGAYARAAFRVREQAPHDPALSFVVDLDGELAASVRLTPIVIGSCEGRLLGPLVVDPPLKSRGYGKALVRHALAEARARGIRYVLLVGDPPYYGPLGFAPLPLGRVKMPGPCDPRRLLVAELEEGIAASLAGIVVGRP, from the coding sequence ATGTCCGATATTTTGATCCGGCCCGAAGCGCCGGACGACGATCCTGCCATCTCAACCCTTGTTGCAAACGCCTTCGGGCCGGGCGCCTATGCGCGGGCTGCGTTTCGCGTGCGCGAGCAGGCGCCGCACGATCCAGCCTTGTCATTCGTCGTCGATCTCGATGGAGAGCTCGCCGCTTCTGTCCGGTTGACCCCCATCGTCATCGGCTCGTGCGAAGGCAGGCTTCTTGGCCCCCTTGTGGTCGATCCGCCTTTGAAGAGCCGCGGTTATGGCAAGGCCCTCGTGCGCCACGCCTTGGCGGAGGCACGGGCCCGCGGTATCCGCTATGTGCTCCTGGTCGGTGATCCGCCCTATTACGGTCCGCTCGGTTTTGCGCCGCTGCCTCTGGGGCGGGTGAAGATGCCGGGACCGTGCGATCCTCGGCGGCTCCTGGTCGCGGAGCTGGAGGAAGGGATCGCGGCCTCTTTGGCGGGCATCGTCGTCGGACGGCCCTAA
- a CDS encoding bacterioferritin — protein MKGSDVSLKHLQRALTMELTTVNTYILQERKLDDWGVDRLAKRMREEIDEEREHANLFLTRLLFLEGKPDVHTLDKIDQPKDIAHIFKTQAAMEQEAIDYYSKAAQECQEAGDIGSFNLFMTILGDEEEHVGFVEEQQDLMEMLGTQLYLARQISSVAAEEEDD, from the coding sequence ATGAAAGGGTCAGACGTTTCCCTGAAGCATCTCCAGCGCGCACTCACGATGGAGTTGACCACCGTCAACACCTACATCCTGCAGGAGCGCAAGCTGGACGATTGGGGCGTCGATCGCCTTGCAAAGCGTATGCGTGAAGAGATCGACGAAGAGCGCGAGCACGCCAATCTCTTCCTTACCCGCCTCCTCTTCCTAGAGGGCAAGCCGGACGTCCATACGCTCGACAAGATCGATCAGCCGAAGGACATCGCCCATATCTTCAAGACCCAAGCGGCGATGGAGCAAGAGGCGATCGACTATTACAGCAAGGCTGCGCAGGAATGTCAGGAAGCTGGCGATATCGGCAGCTTCAACCTGTTCATGACAATTCTCGGCGACGAAGAGGAGCATGTCGGCTTCGTCGAAGAGCAGCAGGATCTGATGGAGATGCTGGGCACGCAGCTTTACCTCGCGCGTCAGATCTCCTCGGTCGCCGCGGAAGAAGAAGACGACTGA